A single region of the Rhinoderma darwinii isolate aRhiDar2 unplaced genomic scaffold, aRhiDar2.hap1 Scaffold_468, whole genome shotgun sequence genome encodes:
- the LOC142718427 gene encoding histone H3-like centromeric protein A translates to MDFFLTGRGETSHRPSTQRRRRYRPGARALMEIRKYQKSTNLLIQKTPFFRLVREICLKYSRGVFYYWQSTALMALQESAEDFLVSLFEDSYLFSHQANRGTLFVKDMQLARRIRGIPYEL, encoded by the exons ATGGATTTCTTTCTTACAGGTAGAGGGGAAACAAGTCACAGACCGAGCACACAACGAAGAAGACGCTACCGCCCGGGAGCCCGTGCGCTGATGGAAATAAGAAAGTACCAAAAATCAACCAATCTGCTCATTCAGAAAACCCCGTTTTTCCGCCTG GTGAGAGAGATCTGCCTGAAGTATTCCCGCGGCGTGTTTTACTACTGGCAAAGCACCGCACTTATGGCGCTACAAGAG tcagctgaggacttcctcgtgagtctctttgaagattcttacctcttcagtcaccaggccaataggggcactctctttgtgaaggacatgcagctcgcacggagaatccgaggcatcccgtatgaactgtga
- the LOC142718426 gene encoding histone H3-like centromeric protein A has product MAVVPNLFCTEDRFDARTFLRGLAGGWVEGLESVHTLRRGETSHRPSTQRRRRYRPGARALMEIRKYQKSTNLLIQKTPFFRLVREICLKYSRGVFYYWQSTALMALQESAEDFLVSLFEDSYLFSHQANRGTLFVKDMQLARRIRGIPYEL; this is encoded by the exons atggcagtggtccccaacctattTTGCACCGAGGACCGGTTTGATGCAAGAACATTTTTGCGGGGACTGGCGGGGGGGTGGGTGGAGgggttagagtcagttcacacattgc GTAGAGGGGAAACAAGTCACAGACCGAGCACACAACGAAGAAGACGCTACCGCCCGGGAGCCCGTGCGCTGATGGAAATAAGAAAGTACCAAAAATCAACCAATCTGCTCATTCAGAAAACCCCGTTTTTCCGCCTG GTGAGAGAGATCTGCCTGAAGTATTCCCGCGGCGTGTTTTACTACTGGCAAAGCACCGCACTTATGGCGCTACAAGAG tcagctgaggacttcctcgtgagtctctttgaagattcttacctcttcagtcaccaggccaataggggcactctctttgtgaaggacatgcagctcgcacggagaatccgaggcatcccgtatgaactgtga